The Delphinus delphis chromosome 10, mDelDel1.2, whole genome shotgun sequence genome includes a region encoding these proteins:
- the LOC132432741 gene encoding histone H2B type 1-J-like, translating to MPEAAKSAPAPKKGSKKAVTKAQKKDGKKRKRSRKESYSIYVYKVLKQVHPDTGISSKAMGIMNSFVNDIFERIAGEASRLAHYNKRSTITSREIQTAVRLLLPGELAKHAVSEGTKAVTKYTSAK from the coding sequence ATGCCGGAAGCAGCTAAATCTGCTCCTGCTCCGAAAAAGGGCTCCAAGAAGGCGGTAACTAAGGCGCAGAAGAAAGATGGTAAGAAGCGCAAACGCAGCCGCAAGGAGAGTTATTCCATCTATGTGTACAAGGTGCTGAAGCAGGTCCACCCGGACACCGGTATCTCGTCTAAGGCCATGGGCATCATGAACTCGTTTGTCAACGACATTTTCGAGCGCATCGCGGGCGAGGCGTCGCGCCTGGCGCATTACAACAAGCGTTCGACCATCACGTCCAGGGAGATCCAGACGGCCGTGCGCTTGCTGCTGCCCGGGGAGCTGGCCAAGCACGCCGTGTCCGAGGGCACCAAGGCTGTCACCAAGTACACCAGCGCCAAGTAA
- the LOC132432724 gene encoding histone H2A type 1-like, translated as MMSGRGKQGGKARAKAKTRSSRAGLQFPVGRVHRLLRKGNYAERVGAGAPVYLAAVLEYLTAEILELAGNAARDNKKTRIIPRHLQLAIRNDEELNKLLGKVTIAQGGVLPNIQAVLLPKKTESHHKAKGK; from the coding sequence ATGATGTCTGGACGAGGCAAGCAAGGCGGGAAAGCTCGCGCCAAGGCCAAGACCCGCTCTTCACGGGCGGGGCTGCAGTTTCCCGTGGGCCGAGTGCACCGCCTGCTCCGCAAGGGTAACTACGCCGAGCGGGTCGGGGCCGGCGCGCCGGTGTACCTGGCGGCAGTGCTGGAGTACCTGACCGCGGAGATCCTGGAGCTGGCGGGCAACGCGGCTCGCGACAACAAGAAGACGCGTATCATCCCGCGCCACTTGCAGCTGGCCATCCGCAACGACGAGGAGCTCAACAAGCTGCTCGGCAAAGTCACCATCGCTCAGGGTGGCGTACTGCCCAATATCCAGGCCGTGCTGCTGCCCAAAAAGACCGAGAGCCACCACAAGGCCAAGGGCAAGTAA
- the LOC132432956 gene encoding histone H3.1-like: MKRGVRPRTVQQGPDQAACGSAPATGGVKKPHRYRPGTVALREIRRYQKSTELLIRKLPFQRLVREIAQDFKTDLRFQSSAVMALQEACEAYLVGLFEDTNLCAIHAKRVTIMPKDIQFPYRSTESFVAR; the protein is encoded by the exons ATGAAAAGGG GTGTGCGTCCACGG ACGGTGCAGCAAGGGCCTGACCAGGCGGCCTGCGGCAGCGCGCCGGCCACGGGCGGCGTGAAGAAGCCGCACCGCTACCGGCCCGGCACGGTGGCCCTGCGCGAGATCCGCCGCTACCAGAAGTCCACGGAGCTGCTGATCCGCAAGCTGCCGTTCCAGCGCCTGGTGCGCGAGATCGCGCAGGACTTCAAGACCGACCTGCGCTTCCAGAGCTCGGCCGTGATGGCGCTGCAGGAGGCGTGCGAGGCCTACCTGGTGGGGCTCTTCGAGGACACCAACCTGTGTGCTATCCACGCCAAGCGCGTCACCATCATGCCCAAGGACATCCAGTTCCCCTACAGATCAACGGAGAGCTTCGTGGCACGATAG